The DNA segment CGCGCGCAGCCGGCGGCAGCCTCGGGACTGCGCTGGAGCAGTTGCCGTACGAACGTGGCCGGAAGTTCGACCGTGTCCACATCGCCGCGAGCGATGACCGTGACCTCCGCAGTGCCTTCGTCGAAGACCGCCGCTTCGTTGAACATCGAGCACGGCGAGACGTCGTAGAGCACGATCTCGCGGTCTTCGTCGGTCGCGCGCGTGACTTCCACGATGCCGCGGCGCACGATGCCGAGTTCTGCCCAATTCGTGCCTTCCGCGACGATCACCATACGGTCGTGATACGTGCGCTCCTTGGCGACGCGGTCGATCTCTCGCAGCAGATCCTTCGGCACGTTGCGGAACATCGTGCAGCGGCGTAGAAATGCGACGCGCGGGGCGTCGCCCGTGACGGACGGGTCGGGCAAGCGCGTGATGCGAGCGATCCAGCGGCCGTCGCCCTGATTGCGGACATCCCATAGCGTGATGCCGCTGCGCTCGGATTCAACCGATGCGCGCAGCGCCTTGGGCTCGTGATCGTTGATGAATTCGACGAATTGGCCGGCGGCCAGCTTGTCGAACGACGCCAGCATACGGTCGTGCCGTTCCCATGTAGGGAACTGACGCAGATCAACCCGTTCGACAGGTTCGGACGAAGTCGTGTTTCCCGCCATCAGCGTTGACGCGTTTCGTAGTGCGGCCGCCTATTCCTCGCCGCAGGTCGGCCCCGGCATATCCACCCAGCGCTCGACCGTCGACAAATGCGAATCTAGGCCGGCCGCGAATCCTACGCGACGATGATTTCTAAACGTATCGGGCTCTGCATTCAAAGACGACGAAACCGGGTCACGCGTAACGAGACCTCATACGGCCGGACAAGTACCTCAAACAGTTCGTGTGCGTGAAAGGAAAGTCGTGACGACCTTCGTGTCGCGTATCACGGCGCCGTCGAACGTGCGATGAAAACGGCATGAGGAGCGAACTATCGAGGGGGCATCGGCCGTTATATACATCGAAGGAATCATCGCCGTGAAGAAACCGCCCCTCGCTCGCCTGGCCGCCGCGGTCGCGGGCGCCGCCGTTCTCGTGGTCCTCGCCGTCGGCGGCGGCGCGGGGTTCGCCGCGTCGTCTTCGTCGCCTGACGAATCGACCAAAAGCATCATCGACTTGATCATGCACAAGAATTCCGGTCTCAATTCATATCAGGCGCACGCGGTCTTGGATGTACGTCAATTGAATTTCCCGTGGCTGCACCCGGTGCTCGAAGGCACCGAGTACTACGGCCAGCCGGGTTTCACCGAACTCGATTTCCCTCACACGCCTTCGTACTTAAAGGGAATCACGAAAGTCGAAGGCACCGTTCTCTCTGCGCCGCGCTGGGAGCACTGTTACAACATCACGATTTCGACGCTGCCGGAGGCATATGTGCTGCACATGGTGCCGAAAATAAACGGTGAAGTCTCAACCGTCGACGTGACGGTAGGACGCTCCGACGGTCAGCTGCAGCGCTTCGACTGGTACTATCACGACAGCGATGACCACATCTCGCTCGTGCAGTATTACGGAACCGTGTACGGATACAGCGTCGTACAATCGCAGAGCTCGCAGATCACGCGCCACCACATCCACGCGGTCGGGCAGGCGACGTTCAGCGATTTCCAGTTCAACGTGCCGGTGCCGACGCCGACCCCGACGCCGTCAAACCCGCTGCACCAGTGCGATAACTGATGATCTAACCAAACTGTAGGGCGGACGTTTATCGTCCGGCGGCGGACCGTTAAGTTCCGCCCTACAGTTTGGTTAGATCGACCAATCCCACGGGTTCCACCACGGCGATCCGACGTGGCTCGGGTGGTAGCCCGTGAAATCGGAGTTGGCTATCGTTATGTATCGTTCAAACCACAAGAAGATCACGGGCACCTGATCCGCGAGCCGATCTTGCACGATAGCGTACTGCGCTTTGCGCACGGCCGGATCGTTCGACGTCAGCGCGATGTGCTCGGCAGTCTCGAGCTGCGGATCGCAGATACCATACACGTTCCAGCCGTTCGGCGGTTGGTTGTGGCACCCCCACAACACGTAGTCATCCGGGTCCGACCCGTTGCCCCAGCTCTCCACGATCGCATCGAATTTACCCGACTGCTCGATGCCGCCTTCGGTGGCCGGGGCGTAAAGAAGATCTGAGGGAAAGTCTTTTATCTCGACGTCCACGCCGACGTCGCGCCATTCGCGCTGCACAACCTCTTGGGTGGCGGTAAGCGTCGCGGATCCCGTATAGCCCGACATCACGAGCAAGAGCGGCTGGCCGTTCTTGCGGCGGATACCGTCGGGACCTGGCACCCAACCTGCCGCATCCAACAATGCGCGAGCCCGCGCCGGGTCAAAGTCATACTTCGGAACCGACGGATTGTAGGCCCATAAGAATGGGGGCTGATCGGAATCAGCCGCGATGTTGACGCCGTGTGTGATCTTCGAGATCAAGTCGGCTTTGTTTGTCGCATACGCGAGCGCGCGGCGCACGCGCACGTCATCGAGCGGCGGATGCGACGCGTTGAACCCGATGTCGCCGAAACGCGTGAAAGCGGTCGCGTAGATCTTCGTGCCGGGGATACCGGTCAAGCTCGGCATCTGCGCTTCGGAGGCGCGATAATAGACATCGATCTCGTGCGTCTTGATCTGCGTGAGCAGCGTGTTGTCGCTCGGCACGATGTGGTATTCGATCTCGCGCAGTCTCGGGGGGCCTCCGAAATAAAGCGGGTTGGCGACGAGCTTGACTTCGACGTCCTTCTCGTATGACACGACCTTGAACGGTCCCGTGCCGATCGGATGGTTGTTGAAGTCCGCCCGATTGAGGTCGGGCAATCCGGCGAGCAGGTGTTTGGGAAGGATGCAGAACGAAGTGCTCGACACCGCAAAGAACACGCGCACGAACGGCGCATACGGCTTCGCCAAGTGGACGACGATCGTATATTTGTCGGGTTCATCGATCTTGCTGACCAACTCGTATCCGGCGCGCGTCACCACGATGTTCTTGCGGTTCATGACGGTCTGAAAGGTGAAAAGGACGTCGTCCGCGTTGAACGGCGCGCCGTCTTGCCACTTCACGCCATGGTGGAGATGGTACGTGATCACGAGGCCGTCGCGGCTGATTCCGCCGTTGGCCAGTGACGGCACTTCGGTCGCGAGGTCAGGAACTAGCTCGCTCTTGTCGTTGACCCTGAGGAGAAAGCTCGCCCATAACATGCCGAGATCCGTGTCGATGGCTTGCGTGCCGATGAGGAGATTCAAGTTGTCGGGCACGAGACGCGAGCCGATGCGCAGAACGCCTGGATGTGTCCATTCGTGGACGCCGCCGAGCGACGCCCCGCTGTGCAGCGACGGGGTCACGCGAGTGCAGCCCGCGACAGAACCGCTCAACGCGAGCAGCGCCGAAAGAAATGCCGCGATTCGAACGCTCAAATGAGGTTCTCCATCGGTCGCGTCTTCGCAGGACGCAGTACAACCCCGAATCTATTCGGAACGCAATCGGTTTGCTCCCGTACGAAGATGCGCGTCGCTTATTGACGAACCCACGGCATCACGGTACGATTGCCGCAGTCGCCGAGTCCGTCTCGCTGGCGACATTCGGTATTTTCTTCGATAGAACGAGAGGGTCTGCTGATGTCGGTCAACGTCCTTGGGCGCGTTGTCGCTTCACTCATCGTCGCAGGTCTCTGTCTGAGCGGCGCTGCGATCGCCGGCACCACAGGCGGTATTTCCGGACACGTCGCGGACGCAAGCGGCGCGCCGATAGCAAACGCGAAGATATCGGTCTCAGCGCCGTCGCAATCGGCGGCCGGCACGAGCGATGCGCGCGGTTTCTTCTCGGTCTTGGCCCTCACGCCTGACACCTACACGGTGACGGCCACGAAAGACGGTTACGACACCACGCAAGTAGCCGGAATAACCGTGCAAGCGGATCAGACTTCCACCGTCGCGGTCACGATGCGGCCTACCATCAAGGTGCTGACGACCGTGACCTCCACCGCCACGGCCGGCGTCGTGTCAAAATCGGTCACGGGAGATCTCTACGCGGTCAGCGCCAGCGCGGTGAATCGCTATCAGGGCTCTGCCGGCGGCGCCGAGACGTTGTACAGTCAGAACGGCGTCGTCGGATCGTTGCCGGGCGTCGTGCGCTCGATCGGCGGCGGCGGCGGCTACGGCGGTAACGGCAGCTTGAGCATACGCGGCGGATCAAACGATCAGATCGGTTTCGAACTCGAAGGCATTCCATTGAACCGCGGCTTCGACTCCGCGAACGCCACGTCGTTCGTCACGAACGGACTTTCCAGTCTCGAAGTCTATACCGGCGGTGCCCCCGCCGATTCCGGCCGTTCTATGGCCGGCTATATCAATGAAGTGATGCGTCGCGGAACGTATCCGGGCGGCGGCGACCTCACGCTCGTCGCCGGCGCGCCAACGTACAATCACACGATGCAGGCCGATCTGTACGGCGCGTCGCCCGATCGCAAGTTCAGCTACTACGTCTCCGAACTGGCGGTCAACGCCGATTACAATTTCGCGAACCGCGAGAACCTCGACAACCATGTGATCAACGTCGCGGCGAACGATCCCGGCTGCTTGGCGTTCAACACGCTCATGGGTCCCAATGTGCAATCCGAGATACCCACGCCGTTTCTCTCGTGCGGCAGCGCGCATAATCTCAACGTGCCCATCTCACAA comes from the Candidatus Eremiobacteraceae bacterium genome and includes:
- a CDS encoding DUF2249 domain-containing protein — translated: MAGNTTSSEPVERVDLRQFPTWERHDRMLASFDKLAAGQFVEFINDHEPKALRASVESERSGITLWDVRNQGDGRWIARITRLPDPSVTGDAPRVAFLRRCTMFRNVPKDLLREIDRVAKERTYHDRMVIVAEGTNWAELGIVRRGIVEVTRATDEDREIVLYDVSPCSMFNEAAVFDEGTAEVTVIARGDVDTVELPATFVRQLLQRSPEAAAGCARFFAQRQRRLSGAAGNLAFGRVLTRIARVLLDYASPDEGMARGVGGVERITQSDLAARVGTVRDMGSRALSHLEDLGAIELRRGRVVRLDRAKLDDVVKTTK
- a CDS encoding peptide ABC transporter substrate-binding protein, which translates into the protein MSVRIAAFLSALLALSGSVAGCTRVTPSLHSGASLGGVHEWTHPGVLRIGSRLVPDNLNLLIGTQAIDTDLGMLWASFLLRVNDKSELVPDLATEVPSLANGGISRDGLVITYHLHHGVKWQDGAPFNADDVLFTFQTVMNRKNIVVTRAGYELVSKIDEPDKYTIVVHLAKPYAPFVRVFFAVSSTSFCILPKHLLAGLPDLNRADFNNHPIGTGPFKVVSYEKDVEVKLVANPLYFGGPPRLREIEYHIVPSDNTLLTQIKTHEIDVYYRASEAQMPSLTGIPGTKIYATAFTRFGDIGFNASHPPLDDVRVRRALAYATNKADLISKITHGVNIAADSDQPPFLWAYNPSVPKYDFDPARARALLDAAGWVPGPDGIRRKNGQPLLLVMSGYTGSATLTATQEVVQREWRDVGVDVEIKDFPSDLLYAPATEGGIEQSGKFDAIVESWGNGSDPDDYVLWGCHNQPPNGWNVYGICDPQLETAEHIALTSNDPAVRKAQYAIVQDRLADQVPVIFLWFERYITIANSDFTGYHPSHVGSPWWNPWDWSI